One Manihot esculenta cultivar AM560-2 chromosome 18, M.esculenta_v8, whole genome shotgun sequence genomic window carries:
- the LOC122722469 gene encoding uncharacterized protein LOC122722469 has product MPSMTAYDGAGNPREHVLNYKTFIELQTLSDALMCKAFPMTLSGPVRAWFNNLEAGSISSFGDLATRFISRFIAGVPADRKTSYLETIKQRRDESLREYVARFNTEALQIPELDEGRAVEAMQKGTTSAEFFSSLSRKPPTSLAELMQRAEKYIRQDDALVTSRFAKEAVGKEKAPEERRPEKHERKHEIERLIKRGHLKNFVKKPEEQRPQPNSATQASRRAGAVNDGSSGTINMIVGGTGGRMSHRGKKRSREGESSGAEVMQVIEHSLVAITFSPEDAQGVQMPHDDALVIEAVIHNYRVKKILVDDGSKVNLLPYRVFKQMGTPEEQLVRDQAPVKGIRGVPVSVEGKVKLALTLGEAPRTRTHYAVFLVVKLPLSYNAILGRPALFDFEVVTSIRYLAMKFPTEAWVGIVRGSQEEARAVYLATVAEPSSTEERLDSKVLEVRDEKTEARTEPVGELEIFPLSEVETDKTGKAEEEGSRKGEAIGYQGGGTEARRGRLY; this is encoded by the exons ATGCCATCAATGACGGCTTATGACGGAGCTGGAAACCCACGAGAGCATGTCCTcaactacaagactttcatAGAGCTGCAGACTCtatcagatgccttgatgtgcaaggcatTCCCAatgacgctctcggggccagtgAGGGCGTGGTTTAATAACCTTGAGGCTGGAAGTATCAGcagttttggagatctggccactcgcttcatcagccggtttattGCCGGGGTGCCTGCGGATAGAAAGACGAGCTACCTAGAAACAATCAAGCAGAGAAGAGACGAATCGCTCAGGGAGTacgtcgctcgtttcaatacggaggctctGCAAATTCCAgagctcgatgagggaagggcggtggaggccatgcagaagggaacGACCTCTGCTGAGTTCTTCAGCTCactaagcaggaagcctccgacctcactagcCGAGCTGATGCAGAGGgctgaaaagtatataaggcaggatgatgccttagtgACAAGCCGATTCGCCAAGGAAGCGGTAGGTaaggagaaagccccggaggaaaggaggccggagaagCATGAGAGGAAACATG aaatcgagaggctgataaaaagaggGCACCTGAAGAACTTCGTGAAGAAACCGGAAGAACAAAGACCTCAGCCCAATTCGGCAACCCAAGCGTCGAGGAGAGCGGgagcagtgaatgatgggtctagtGGGACCATTAACATGATCGTGGGGGGcacaggaggtcggatgagtCATAGAGGAAAGAAGAGGAGTCGAGAGGGAGAAAGCAGTGGCGCCGAGGTCATGCAGGTCATCGAACACTCTCTAGTGGCCATCACtttctctccggaggatgctCAAGGTGTTCAAATGCCCCATGACGAtgcccttgtcattgaagctgtcATCCACAACTATCGGGTGAAGAAAATcctagtggatgatgggagtaaggtcaacctGCTACCCTACCGGGTCTTCAAGCAGATGGGAACCCCTGAAGAACAGTTGGTCCGGGATCAGGCACCGGTCAAAGGAATCAGAGGAGTCCCAGTAtctgtagaagggaaggtgaagctggctctcaccctAGGAGAAGCACCTAGGACTCGCACTCATTATGCTGTGTTCCTGGTAGTCAAACTTCctctgagctacaatgcgatccTGGGAAGACCTGCGCTGTTTGACTTTGAGGTcgtcaccagtatcagatacCTAGCAatgaagttcccaacagaaGCATGGGTGGGAATAGTTcggggaagccaggaggaagcaagggcagtgtaCCTAGCCACGGTAGCAGAGCCGAGCTCAACAGAGGAGAGGCTGGATTCAAAAGTCCTGGAGGTCCGAGACGAGAAAACAGAGGCCAGGACAGAACCGGTAGGGGAACTGGAGATTTTTCCCTTATCAGAAGTGGAAACAGAtaaa ACcggtaaagcagaagaagagggtagtaggaagggagaagcaatAGGCTACCAAGGAGGAGGTACTGAAGCTAGAAGAGgtaggctttattag